Proteins from one Panthera leo isolate Ple1 chromosome D1, P.leo_Ple1_pat1.1, whole genome shotgun sequence genomic window:
- the BLID gene encoding LOW QUALITY PROTEIN: BH3-like motif-containing cell death inducer (The sequence of the model RefSeq protein was modified relative to this genomic sequence to represent the inferred CDS: inserted 1 base in 1 codon; deleted 1 base in 1 codon) — translation MEQRSESQALKSGSGASELSHGQIEVRGEILTLNEATEKRTLPPSWFFEGPFYSILETESXLCTAWLEQASGHYSIYPEAEGTLLPVTRTQLPVSTKSLIVLPKETVFPLTRYNLGSSATRGGVLENVLQRPSYLTRMQIALLPNSPC, via the exons ATGGAACAGCGCTCTGAGAGCCAAGCACTGAAGA GTGGTTCTGGGGCCTCAGAACTTAGTCATGGCCAGATAGAAGTCCGAGGAGAAATCCTGACCCTCAATGAGGCAACAGAGAAACGCACATTGCCTCCTAGTTGGTTCTTT GAGGGACCTTTCTATTCGATCTTGGAAACTGAGA GACTTTGTACTGCCTGGTTAGAACAAGCTTCTGGCCATTATTCCATTTATCCAGAGGCAGAAGGGACCCTCTTGCCTGTCACTAGAACACAGTTGCCAGTTTCAACAAAGAGCCTA ATTGTATTGCCTAAGGAAACAGTGTTTCCTCTTACAAGGTACAATCTTGGCTCCTCTGCCACGAGGGGGGGTGTTCTTGAAAATGTGCTCCAGAGACCTTCCTATTTAACCAGGATGCAAATTGCATTGCTACCTAATTCCCCCTGCTGA